Below is a window of Plasmodium gaboni strain SY75 chromosome 11, whole genome shotgun sequence DNA.
AAATAATTCATGATCCATTCTTGAAAGTAAAGTTAAATAGAAAAATGTATCAACAATTATATCAGAATTTAAGTTAGATCcatgttttatataaccAATTATGGTATCTACtattatatgatttttataattttgtttatacaatgtttttaatattaacaaaacttctttatcttttattataacatatttcattttattatcttgtacatatattttatttaatatattaaaaaggaTGAAAAACAATTCATCGTTTAATGCCATCACTTTATTATACACattacaaatattaaatattaacTTACTATTCTTATAATTGATAGAATCAATCTTTTTACATAATTGTATTAATTTATCACTCAATAAGGATATCATATTAAAATCTcgaatatttttataataaaaggatgtaatatatataagtatattatttacctttttttctatattatcaatatttatattatcacgaataatatcttctttataataatcTTTTAAGTATGcatcttcttcatcataatttaaatatgaatgCAGATAATTATCCATCACATCTGTGCTTACATATTTACTAATAACATTATACAAACTTTTTTCACACTTAAAAAAAGTGCTCCAGGTAAAACCTAGATCGAAaacattttctttttctcctttttttttttttatatcaaaatttAAAGAGTTAGATGATATATCGTATTTATTCTTCATATGATCAATAATTGATATTgttttatcatcatattgttctttatattgtttttcTTGAACATTATTAGAAATCTTATTTTCTTCAAcaacaatattatttttaatattaaaatatgtattattacTGTTATCATCCATATTACCTTTATCGATGCTTGAGAAATAGCATGAATGATTACCTTTCAATCCATACAATAACCTCACATTCTTTAAACATTTCTTACTATAATTCAAACACTCATAATTGAGCCATTTATGCCAAATCTGCtttgtatataaatgtaGCATTTTAAAAGAGTAATTATCTAatctataatatttatgaaagCACGATCATCCGTCATTTTATCtaaacattattattatgtcCGTGCGAAGCAACTATACCAgaagaaacaaaaaaaaaaaataaaatacaaaatataaaatattaaatatacatttatattattaaattatatatttttattcttgtgaatatatatatatatatatttttctatgacgatcttttgtttttttctttttttattttaaaatcTATCCCTATATATAAAACCTTATGTGTGTcaatatattacatatatttatatgtatatttatttatttatttgttttattattttattattttatttatttatatatttttttttttgtaaaaatgataagctcttcattatatttaaatataatttaaaatatgtgAAAGCtcaaaaattaaaaattatcatcatgataaaaattggggaaatttatgtatatatatatatatatatatatatataatttttatatattttttattttttttattatcttttattttattttattttatttttatttttatttatttttttttttttcttcccTTGAACTTATTCAAAAATGAATTGggatgaaaaaaattacaaaaataatttcgatttaaaaaaacaattacataatatattttttatccTAGGTTTAGTTATTCAGAATATACTTGTAGATAATGATTTCTTAgaatatgttaatataaatgatatatataaaacattataTCATATCTTCAAAACTAgatatttaaatatactTAATACACATTTAGATGGCTCTCATACTGagaaaaatgaaaataatagtCTCCTGCGCGATGATACGGACTCATTAAAAAAAGgtaatgataatataagtCCCCTTATAAATGATGATCATATATCTGAAcatattaatgataatattattagttctaataaaaataacGTACTATTATCTTTTGAAAACAATAAACcattttcatataataataaatctataaattcaaataataacatgccagaaaattataatgaaacAGATAGTCCGGTTCAGAATAGCACACCATTACATATTGAAAATAACTTCTTCtatgaacaaataaaattaaaatttgaaaatattttttcctaTTCTCCCCaaagagaaaaatataataatttaaattttatacaaattaataatttaaaatgtCTTAAATATGCAATTAGTGCTTGTATTTATTcaaacataaaaatatctGGTAAAAGTATAAGCttaagaaatattttaaataccacgcatttttttatatctctactaataaatgataataatgattcttatcatcatcaccatcataaaaaaaaaaaaagaagtaatgtttatataaatagCCTAAAGGATACTATTTctaatattaataaatatgaacctattattaaagaaaatatttatcaagaaaaagaagaaagcttaaaaatggaaagaattgctttattttcatcttcATTTAAACTATCcaataatattacaaaatattCCTTACTATATGAATTAATGTTTATAACTAGATCAccatatattataaataaatttctCTTATCGGTATTCAATGATGTATTGTGTATACcaaatataaacaataaatatgatgataCTGTTATTGTATTTTCATGTATCCTATTTGTTAaccattttttttatcatattaatCAAAAATCGAAAGAgacaaaaaataattcattcCATGTTAAAAATAGAATTTTATACTTAAACCAAGttcaaaaaattatcaaGCTCTTTCTACTCTTATGCCCagataataaaattgaaCAGATGGATAATATACGTCGATTTACCAAAAAAATTGTACAAATGTATTCTTACATGTATTAATTATGAcaacataaaatataagcattatattatatatatatatataatatattagaaGAGAAGGGCAAATATATTCTTGtgtgaaaaaaaaaatgtcTTCTACATTTCAACTAAATATTAAcgtatattttttttatcattgctcttaatgtaatatttatattaaattatgttatatttatatttatttatttattaaattatttatttgatatatatatttttttttttttttgagtatatattgtttgtttttaatatatttaaaagtGGAACAAGAATATTGTTACcacattttattttattttatttattttttttttttgtcatataatatactttaattttttgttagaatttttaatttacaTTAATTAAAATAGACATGATAGAACatacaataaaataaatactgttattttatattgttttatatttatttttatcattttatatttttttttttttttttcttcctttttttatgttatatataaatttcttattatgaaaaaattaattacCATACATAAATCATTGTTTTATTAacttaattttttttcttttatgaaaaagatatgtgtatttttaaataaaacatgatatatattatattttataaatatatacatatatagCCTATAGcatttgtttatatatataatgttataTGGGACATGTAAATTTTGAACACTTTAAATTATACTGTAcgaatatattatataggATGACATAATGTGTATAGTAcatatatcattatttgaATGTTCAtcaaacatatatttttcccctcataaaaataatatattataatgtaatataatataatagaGAAATTACcttaaataaataaatatatatatatatatttatatatatatatttatttgtatgtacattttatttttttgagACCCATAAATTTTATCCATCCTTTCATAATGaacaaattaaattttgaaaaaaaaaaaaaaaatgggAATACAAGTGAATGCGAAAAAAGTCAAGATTCTGACGATGAAATAATGGTAGttaatagaaaaataaaatctAAGATTTACCTAACACcagataaaaaaaaaaaaaatgaggttaaaaataatcatcaagtaaagaaaatgtatactaatatatttcaatcaaatgataatatcaataataaAGGTACAAACCTTCGTTccataaaaaatatgtcTTCTTTTCATGCTcataataaagataataaattaaataaaaatgtaacTTCAATTATTATGGACCAAAAAGATAAAAACGACATGAACAAGTcaagtaaaaaaaaacattctaataaaacaacttttgaaaatatcatgaaaaaagaaataaataaattagagtatgataataaaaaagtaGATATATGTGAACAAAatgtagaaaaaaaagaaaatgaattaaataataataaaatatatatttctgatgatataaaaaaggaagtggtcaaaaataatcataataataattattcaggggatcataatattattaacgaaattaaaaataaaaatataaaaaataatattaatgattataatacCTCATATGgtgaaataataaatgagGAAAATGTTAAGTGTGGACAAAACAATTCTACCAAATATGTAAACGAACaaaatcataataatttttattataattctgaaaaaaataaagatgattcttatacattaaatgataatatatcaaCAAATGAAGACAACAgctatataaatatacaaagCTCTTCTCTTATAAAATTTGATGATTTTGCCCttgaagaaataaataaagaattagAAAAGATTATTGAAGAGGAAAATGACATAcaagaaaaattaatttatttgaCAGATAAAGAATTAGATATAACgataaaattaaaaaatataaagcacaagaaaaatatacaagaaatagaaaataaaaaaaaagaatatcAAGATGAATATCCaacataaaatatgaaaaccaaataaaataatactaaaaatatattcaaaaaatatatataaaaaaaaaagaaaaaaaaattagaataaatatatgtgataCACAAGgaatatttacaaaaaCCCAAATTTGAtttataaagaataaaatacacaattgaaaataattataaaatttgtttgtttgttttttttttttttttttttttaaatgtcataattaattttctttatcattatctttgttattttatttaaatttataaaaaagcagaaaatttttttattttttaaaacacATATTTCCATAGgagaaatatatatttacacgtatattatatacatatatttatttatatatataaatcagaaaaaaaatatatgggcggaaatatatatattatatatatatatatatatatatatatatacgTTTTTTAATGacattcttttttttttttttttaaatatttataaatatatatgtatattttagtgattttaaaaaaatttaatttttttttttttttctttcttaaaatctataaataacgaattattaatttctCCATTTCGAAATTTTTAAACagttttattattttaaataaattataatataattatatattatatatatatatatataatataatataatattatatattattttatttttatttttgagATATATGccatttttaaaaaaattcgttataatatatattattatataacagtaaatatatattataacaatgtaatgtttatgtattatgagtatatatatatatatataattatatttttgttttcaCACGATAAGATGTAAGGtaattgtatatattatattatataattataataatatttttaaaatatgcatattatataacatttaaCTACTTAGAgttattatatgtatatattatacataatgcatatataaaaatatttatatatatatatttatatttattaaaatcaAAGCAGATATAAacattttcatatatataacttgtcaattattaaaaaggaGGAACATAAGTAACTTTTAAAGTAATTTAATAGTTTCTAgacaaataaaaaagagagaaaaaaaaaaaaaatgagaacataagaaaatgtatttaattatattatcataaagaaacaccaaaaaaaaaaaagtacttatataaaacaaaagaCAGCAGCTAAAGaagtaaaataaaagaaaatttcattttttatattatgtagAAACATCAAACTTTATTATAAgatatgatataaaaataatttataacatattatatgtatatatttaaacatttatatatttcaattattttatttatttatttatta
It encodes the following:
- a CDS encoding hypothetical protein (conserved Plasmodium protein, unknown function), which translates into the protein MLHLYTKQIWHKWLNYECLNYSKKCLKNVRLLYGLKGNHSCYFSSIDKGNMDDNSNNTYFNIKNNIVVEENKISNNVQEKQYKEQYDDKTISIIDHMKNKYDISSNSLNFDIKKKKGEKENVFDLGFTWSTFFKCEKSLYNVISKYVSTDVMDNYLHSYLNYDEEDAYLKDYYKEDIIRDNINIDNIEKKVNNILIYITSFYYKNIRDFNMISLLSDKLIQLCKKIDSINYKNSKLIFNICNVYNKVMALNDELFFILFNILNKIYVQDNKMKYVIIKDKEVLLILKTLYKQNYKNHIIVDTIIGYIKHGSNLNSDIIVDTFFYLTLLSRMDHELFKKIHTYIYNNISDEEKMNSFFSSLNKTKILEPEKEKVSMIDNNKMNTEIAENISFKINITPIKCIKLLYSYIVLDDENFLNFYIIEKLLVTLCDSLKDNYMIFKEEKDYYNKKKIYEMICIIRTYLRYKTPFFYNYLPKDIKRKLKEIYMYDIGEIKIKEKKFNEKVSYHLKKLRIPHIQNVIKGGILFDILEKDKKLVWLCLSYHHYYVRTIDLTLEKLLQINLIKAMNYKISKIHYYQFSRMKAKKTRFEYIRMCRYYSLRDRRNYDDELEGWNLPYINWYHKKNKNVHISNYFYNYTPISQVEY
- a CDS encoding hypothetical protein (conserved Plasmodium protein, unknown function) — translated: MNKLNFEKKKKNGNTSECEKSQDSDDEIMVVNRKIKSKIYLTPDKKKKNEVKNNHQVKKMYTNIFQSNDNINNKGTNLRSIKNMSSFHAHNKDNKLNKNVTSIIMDQKDKNDMNKSSKKKHSNKTTFENIMKKEINKLEYDNKKVDICEQNVEKKENELNNNKIYISDDIKKEVVKNNHNNNYSGDHNIINEIKNKNIKNNINDYNTSYGEIINEENVKCGQNNSTKYVNEQNHNNFYYNSEKNKDDSYTLNDNISTNEDNSYINIQSSSLIKFDDFALEEINKELEKIIEEENDIQEKLIYLTDKELDITIKLKNIKHKKNIQEIENKKKEYQDEYPT
- a CDS encoding hypothetical protein (conserved Plasmodium protein, unknown function); this encodes MNWDEKNYKNNFDLKKQLHNIFFILGLVIQNILVDNDFLEYVNINDIYKTLYHIFKTRYLNILNTHLDGSHTEKNENNSLLRDDTDSLKKGNDNISPLINDDHISEHINDNIISSNKNNVLLSFENNKPFSYNNKSINSNNNMPENYNETDSPVQNSTPLHIENNFFYEQIKLKFENIFSYSPQREKYNNLNFIQINNLKCLKYAISACIYSNIKISGKSISLRNILNTTHFFISLLINDNNDSYHHHHHKKKKRSNVYINSLKDTISNINKYEPIIKENIYQEKEESLKMERIALFSSSFKLSNNITKYSLLYELMFITRSPYIINKFLLSVFNDVLCIPNINNKYDDTVIVFSCILFVNHFFYHINQKSKETKNNSFHVKNRILYLNQVQKIIKLFLLLCPDNKIEQMDNIRRFTKKIVQMYSYMY